In Flammeovirgaceae bacterium 311, one DNA window encodes the following:
- a CDS encoding protein involved in gliding motility gldd, which translates to MLFLAVSAVFAGCGGSTDYVPKPRAYNRIDLPAHTYLSLPDTFPYDFDYSSHARIKPDTSWIAEPYWINLYYPQLDANVQLTYKPLDGTEQKLKEHLRDAYKLTSKHQIKASSIEETVLKTPSGKTAVVEELSGEVPSQFQFFITDSTRHFLRGALYFRTATQNDSLEPVIEYVKQDIIHLLNTLEWQERK; encoded by the coding sequence TTGTTATTTCTGGCAGTTTCTGCAGTGTTTGCCGGTTGTGGCGGCAGTACGGATTATGTTCCCAAACCCAGGGCTTATAACCGCATAGATTTGCCGGCTCACACTTATCTTTCCCTGCCGGATACTTTTCCTTACGACTTTGACTACTCCAGCCATGCCCGCATAAAACCGGATACCAGCTGGATTGCCGAACCCTACTGGATTAACCTCTATTACCCGCAGCTGGATGCCAACGTACAGCTTACTTATAAGCCGCTGGATGGTACAGAGCAAAAGCTGAAGGAGCACCTTCGCGATGCTTATAAGCTTACCTCCAAGCACCAGATAAAAGCATCCTCCATTGAGGAAACAGTACTAAAAACGCCAAGCGGCAAAACGGCCGTGGTAGAAGAGCTTAGCGGAGAAGTACCCAGCCAGTTCCAGTTTTTCATTACCGACTCTACCAGGCACTTTTTACGCGGGGCCCTATACTTCCGTACCGCTACCCAAAACGACTCGCTGGAGCCGGTAATAGAATACGTAAAACAAGATATTATCCACCTGCTTAACACGCTAGAGTGGCAGGAGAGGAAATGA
- a CDS encoding ATP-dependent DNA helicase RecG (COG1200 RecG-like helicase), giving the protein MSGFFSTPIEYLKGIGPQKSELLKKELNLFTYGDLIQHYPFRYEDRTRFYRVSELDESMPHVQIKGIIRSMETVGEGHKKRLVAHFYDGSAEMELVWFQAQKWVAKQLRPGVQYVVFGSPSRFGSKFSIAHPEIEILNDQSDRTGYLQPVYHSTEKLKVRGLDSKGISKIQEHLLVLAKEHIHETLPPEYLARYSLMDKLEAMQQIHFPAAHDRLQRARYRLKFEELFYIQLRLLKLKLTRTAKYRGQVFNDPGLLTLFYKEQLPFELTGAQKRVIKEIYADMRSGKQMNRLLQGDVGSGKTIVAFISMLLAIGSGAQAALMAPTEILATQHYQGLKPFAKKMGLNISLLTGSTKTKMRRQIHEALESGHLHILVGTHALLEDPVQFRNLGMAVIDEQHRFGVAQRARLWQKNREFPPHVLVMTATPIPRTLAMTLYGDLDVSVIDELPAGRKPIKTVHRYDSHRLRVFGFMKEQIAEGRQVYVVYPLIEESEKLDLKDLMDGYESISRAFPPPQYQVSIVHGRQKPDEKEFEMQRFIKKETHVMVATTVIEVGVNVPNASVMVVENAERFGLAQLHQLRGRVGRGADQSYCILMTDVKLSKEARIRIDTMVRTNDGFEIADIDLKLRGPGDITGTQQSGLMDMTIADLGKDGEILKLSRQAANDLLEADPDLSGPQNSNVRRQVEAQTREKVNWSRIS; this is encoded by the coding sequence GTGTCTGGTTTCTTTAGCACACCCATAGAATACCTGAAGGGCATTGGCCCGCAGAAGTCTGAGCTCCTCAAAAAGGAGCTCAACCTGTTTACCTATGGCGACTTGATTCAGCATTACCCGTTCCGTTACGAAGACCGCACCCGTTTTTACCGCGTCTCGGAGCTGGATGAAAGCATGCCGCATGTGCAGATCAAAGGGATTATCCGATCTATGGAAACAGTGGGTGAGGGGCATAAAAAGCGTCTGGTGGCCCACTTTTACGATGGCAGCGCCGAGATGGAGCTGGTGTGGTTTCAGGCGCAGAAATGGGTGGCAAAGCAGCTAAGGCCGGGGGTGCAGTATGTGGTGTTTGGCAGCCCCAGCCGCTTTGGCAGTAAATTCAGCATTGCCCATCCGGAAATAGAGATCTTAAACGACCAGAGCGACAGAACAGGCTACCTGCAGCCGGTGTACCACTCTACCGAAAAATTAAAGGTACGGGGGCTGGATAGCAAGGGCATCAGTAAAATACAGGAGCACCTGCTGGTACTGGCAAAGGAGCACATTCACGAAACGCTGCCCCCCGAATACCTGGCCAGGTACAGCCTGATGGATAAGCTGGAGGCCATGCAGCAAATTCATTTTCCGGCAGCACATGACCGGCTGCAGCGGGCCCGTTACCGCCTTAAGTTTGAAGAGCTGTTTTACATTCAGCTACGCTTGTTAAAGCTAAAGCTTACCCGCACCGCCAAGTACCGGGGGCAGGTATTTAACGATCCCGGACTGCTAACGCTCTTTTATAAAGAGCAGTTACCCTTTGAGCTTACCGGGGCGCAAAAGCGGGTAATCAAAGAGATTTATGCTGATATGCGCAGCGGAAAGCAAATGAACCGACTGCTGCAGGGCGATGTAGGCAGTGGCAAAACCATTGTAGCCTTTATCAGCATGCTGCTGGCCATTGGCAGTGGCGCACAGGCTGCCCTGATGGCTCCTACAGAGATTCTGGCCACCCAGCACTACCAGGGACTGAAGCCCTTTGCCAAAAAAATGGGACTCAACATCTCCCTGCTTACGGGCTCTACCAAAACCAAAATGCGCAGGCAAATTCATGAGGCGCTGGAGAGTGGCCACCTGCACATACTGGTGGGTACCCATGCGCTGCTGGAAGACCCTGTGCAGTTCCGGAACCTGGGCATGGCCGTAATCGATGAGCAGCACCGCTTTGGAGTAGCCCAGCGGGCACGCCTGTGGCAAAAGAACAGGGAGTTTCCGCCGCATGTGCTGGTCATGACGGCTACCCCCATACCCCGTACCCTGGCCATGACCCTGTATGGCGATCTGGATGTATCTGTGATAGACGAGCTGCCGGCAGGGCGCAAGCCTATCAAAACCGTACACCGCTACGATAGTCACCGGCTGCGGGTGTTTGGCTTTATGAAAGAGCAGATTGCCGAAGGCCGGCAGGTGTATGTGGTGTACCCATTGATAGAAGAGTCGGAAAAGCTGGACCTGAAGGACCTGATGGATGGCTACGAGAGCATCTCCAGGGCATTTCCGCCGCCGCAGTACCAGGTGAGCATTGTACACGGGCGGCAGAAGCCCGATGAGAAAGAGTTTGAAATGCAGCGTTTCATCAAAAAGGAAACGCATGTAATGGTAGCCACTACGGTTATAGAAGTAGGGGTTAATGTGCCCAATGCCTCGGTAATGGTGGTAGAGAATGCCGAGCGCTTTGGCCTGGCACAGTTGCACCAGCTGCGCGGGCGTGTTGGCCGGGGCGCAGATCAAAGCTACTGTATCCTGATGACAGACGTAAAATTAAGCAAGGAAGCACGGATTCGCATCGATACAATGGTGCGTACCAACGATGGCTTCGAAATTGCCGATATAGACCTGAAATTAAGAGGTCCCGGAGATATTACGGGCACTCAGCAAAGCGGGCTAATGGATATGACCATTGCCGACCTGGGCAAAGATGGCGAGATCCTGAAGCTATCCCGCCAGGCTGCAAATGATTTGCTGGAGGCAGACCCTGACCTGAGCGGGCCGCAAAATAGTAATGTGCGGCGACAGGTAGAGGCGCAGACGCGGGAAAAGGTGAACTGGAGCCGGATTAGCTAA